A region of Candidatus Megaera polyxenophila DNA encodes the following proteins:
- a CDS encoding MFS transporter, producing MPTAEKNRIISFLIWLLITIFYCYQCVLRSLPNIIRHDVMSNFNIGASEFGSFSGLYYIGYVFLHIPIGIAISRIGARAILPICIALTAIGLLPLIYPMGWDSALIGRVLTGIGSSAAAVGALQIFRIIYPTKFARMLGLMVSVGLIVAVYVGNLIVPVIVSVGLEATLKVLLYSGLILAILTYYIMPKSTEEKSERNLISDVKSVICNYKLLLTSFFAGLMVGPMEGFADAWGSAFLINIYAIDKVYADFLILSILLGMSAGCVILPYVADKTGYYFGVTITSGIGLIICFYYILSGIASVGILDYVCIVIGVFSAYQVVMLAKISTFVSEERSGLAGAVANMIIMAFGWFFHNSIGLSLDNLWDGAMADGVRQYSNDAFIKSISIIPSAIIVSIIGLSAIAITTIIKARALKKAN from the coding sequence ATGCCTACAGCAGAAAAAAATAGAATTATTTCATTTTTAATATGGTTATTGATAACAATTTTTTATTGCTATCAGTGTGTATTACGTTCATTACCTAATATTATTCGTCATGATGTAATGTCAAATTTTAATATTGGTGCTAGTGAATTTGGTTCTTTTTCTGGTCTTTATTATATAGGTTATGTTTTTCTCCATATTCCAATAGGGATAGCAATTAGCAGAATTGGAGCAAGGGCTATATTGCCTATATGCATAGCTCTAACTGCTATAGGTCTTCTGCCGTTAATTTATCCTATGGGTTGGGATAGTGCCTTAATCGGGCGAGTTCTTACGGGAATAGGTTCTTCTGCCGCAGCTGTTGGAGCGCTGCAGATATTTAGAATTATATATCCTACAAAATTTGCTAGAATGTTAGGGTTGATGGTTTCGGTAGGACTAATTGTAGCAGTATATGTTGGAAATCTAATTGTACCCGTTATTGTGTCAGTTGGGCTTGAGGCTACTTTGAAGGTATTACTATATTCCGGCCTAATACTTGCCATCCTTACCTATTACATCATGCCAAAATCAACAGAGGAAAAATCAGAGCGTAATCTTATTTCAGATGTTAAATCAGTAATTTGTAATTATAAATTATTACTTACCAGTTTTTTTGCCGGGTTAATGGTCGGTCCTATGGAAGGCTTTGCTGACGCTTGGGGCAGTGCGTTTTTAATAAATATCTATGCTATTGATAAAGTATATGCTGATTTCTTGATTTTATCTATATTACTCGGCATGAGCGCAGGCTGCGTTATATTACCTTATGTAGCTGATAAAACAGGTTATTATTTTGGTGTAACAATTACTTCCGGAATAGGTTTAATTATATGCTTTTATTATATACTAAGCGGGATTGCTAGTGTTGGCATCCTAGACTACGTTTGTATTGTTATTGGCGTTTTCTCTGCTTATCAGGTAGTTATGCTTGCTAAAATATCTACTTTTGTTTCCGAAGAGAGAAGCGGTTTAGCCGGAGCTGTTGCTAACATGATTATTATGGCGTTTGGGTGGTTTTTCCATAATTCGATAGGGCTATCGTTAGATAATTTATGGGACGGAGCAATGGCTGACGGTGTAAGACAATATAGTAATGATGCTTTCATAAAAAGCATTTCAATTATTCCAAGTGCAATAATTGTTTCTATAATTGGTTTATCAGCCATAGCAATCACAACTATAATAAAAGCACGGGCGCTGAAGAAAGCAAATTAG
- a CDS encoding aminotransferase, with the protein MNVFKLEEYLAKYEFSAKYLLCCSDAESFDMSKILDSASSEEKHLWDNLRLGYTEVSGLPILRKTVAQELYQPLEGDHILMFAGAEEGIFCTLHALIETNDHVIVLTPCYQSLVEIPKLKGADITEIQLQESNDWRIDLNAVADAIKPCTKCIIINFPHNPTGQVIEEDELNALIEICRFRGIWLFSDEVYRLLGHPNKPWASPAACLYGRALSLGVMSKAFGMAGLRIGWVVCQDKRMLKKIEYMKHYTSICNSAPSEILTIISLRNKDVILKRNNQIVTDNLKLLDQFFIDYVNIIEWVRPQGGCVGFVKYKGAEPIDSFCERLMYKQHTLLIPASIYSYNSNHFRIGFGRKNMPECLDQFRTFLRNENI; encoded by the coding sequence ATGAATGTTTTTAAATTAGAGGAATATCTAGCAAAATATGAATTCTCAGCTAAGTATTTATTATGTTGTTCAGATGCAGAAAGCTTTGATATGTCGAAGATTTTAGATAGTGCATCAAGCGAAGAAAAGCATTTATGGGATAATTTGCGCCTAGGTTATACTGAAGTCTCAGGTTTACCAATTCTTCGTAAAACAGTAGCTCAAGAGCTATATCAGCCTCTCGAGGGAGATCATATCCTAATGTTTGCAGGCGCTGAAGAAGGTATATTTTGCACACTTCATGCATTAATCGAAACTAATGATCATGTAATCGTTTTAACCCCATGTTATCAATCACTCGTTGAAATCCCAAAACTAAAAGGTGCAGATATCACAGAAATACAACTCCAGGAATCGAATGATTGGCGCATTGATCTAAATGCCGTTGCAGATGCAATTAAGCCTTGTACAAAGTGCATTATAATTAATTTTCCACATAATCCTACTGGTCAAGTTATAGAAGAAGACGAACTCAACGCCCTTATCGAGATATGCAGATTCAGAGGAATTTGGCTTTTTTCTGATGAAGTTTATAGGCTTCTTGGACATCCTAATAAACCCTGGGCGTCTCCTGCGGCATGTTTATATGGCAGAGCATTATCTCTTGGTGTTATGAGCAAAGCTTTTGGTATGGCAGGTCTCCGTATTGGTTGGGTTGTATGTCAAGATAAAAGAATGCTGAAAAAGATTGAGTATATGAAACACTACACCTCTATCTGCAATAGCGCTCCTTCAGAAATTTTGACGATCATATCATTGCGTAATAAAGATGTAATACTAAAGCGGAATAATCAGATTGTTACTGATAATCTAAAACTTTTAGATCAGTTTTTTATAGATTATGTAAATATAATTGAATGGGTGCGTCCACAAGGGGGTTGCGTTGGTTTTGTAAAGTATAAAGGCGCTGAACCTATTGACTCTTTTTGCGAAAGATTGATGTATAAGCAACATACCCTTCTAATACCTGCATCAATTTATAGCTATAATAGTAACCATTTCCGGATTGGTTTTGGCAGAAAAAATATGCCGGAGTGTCTTGACCAATTCAGGACGTTTTTGCGCAATGAGAATATTTGA
- the dauR gene encoding transcriptional regulator, translated as MILSNYTQICNALVLLMDPLIEVVIHDIKKNKIIYINGRLSGRKAGDPSLLDQEGLDSIDQIVYPKINFNGRLVKSISIILQAKWLLCINCDVSIFSKLNELSGTLLQKNMGNQPQSLFVNDWQEKLHVTIHSYLQTHNLLFDHLRHGHKKAILRYLFDLGAFNEKNAADYIAKALSLGRATVFKYLKEWRK; from the coding sequence ATGATTTTATCTAATTATACCCAAATATGTAATGCTCTTGTGCTTTTAATGGACCCATTGATTGAGGTCGTCATTCATGATATTAAGAAAAACAAAATAATTTACATCAATGGCAGGCTTTCAGGAAGAAAGGCTGGTGACCCAAGCTTATTAGATCAGGAAGGATTAGATAGCATAGACCAAATAGTCTATCCAAAAATTAACTTTAATGGGCGGCTTGTAAAATCAATTTCAATTATTCTGCAAGCAAAATGGTTGCTTTGCATCAATTGTGATGTTTCAATATTCAGCAAGTTAAACGAATTAAGCGGGACATTGTTACAGAAAAATATGGGTAATCAGCCACAATCTCTATTTGTGAATGATTGGCAAGAAAAATTACATGTAACTATTCATTCTTATCTGCAAACTCATAACCTGCTCTTTGATCATCTAAGGCACGGGCATAAAAAAGCAATTTTGAGATATTTATTTGATCTCGGGGCATTTAATGAAAAAAATGCGGCGGACTACATAGCAAAGGCCTTGAGTCTTGGTAGGGCAACTGTTTTTAAATACTTAAAAGAATGGAGAAAATAA
- a CDS encoding transporter — MSFIKKKLDKGLYNALSEDFVPIACHYDKNTLLTKNGELLQIFQINGINSEKISKKLSNLRVVVRSAISNNVEGDQLAFWIHTIRRKANLDDTVPYNNVFSANIHEIWKNKNYWHDKFVNCLYITVLHDAPELKLKNFNSLVNSLSASRIADFEINYFAKAVKTLSATVDKLILDLEEYGAEKLGIRIEEERCYSDLMFLYRRIMQLNEEQCVLPVTDISIALSSHQYAVGNDMIEVIGDNGKKFAALLSIKEYQEVSSDALDKFLQIPVEMVATEVFYFVDKSKVIPLFADQAYIADISGDAELKSLSGLDKILKETDDKNYFCHQQISCMIIGDDAKELNKQVKQASDTLAKIGIVHVREDINLEKTFWAQLPGNFAFLSRMSPTILDNTAALASLHNFPTGNQYNPWGRAVTLLRTERGTPYFMNFHDTEGNSNTCIFGVEKSGRTTLLNFLLSEADKYKPTIIHIVDDSDSSLYIKARGGVWIQQEKNLFNPLYLEDNEKNRAFCFIFFTILAKHHFDPLKEPELTLLKAVSEKVFVIPQEERKLSAVIEAIDDSESGQILKKRLKEYMAGGLYYEVFESQEEITINPGGILVINLQQFDDVEYKKKYFPKEVKFVAEFEYGLNTMRSVKAAIIYFMQNLLGKIGTGPKIFAIDNMAAIFNLRCYSSILSDISQNIASANGVFVNTVNIRILEDVHKDVHELDWLNLMGTQIIIPPEFKIPNLESMLKLNPVEAKKLALLTINNRMFLIKQDGRIIATELSIGGLQGMTRFLSSGKLEIEAYEKIIKQYPSNQPEDWVGPLYDELNNIT, encoded by the coding sequence GTGTCATTTATTAAGAAAAAATTAGATAAAGGCCTTTATAACGCTTTATCAGAGGACTTTGTACCTATTGCATGCCATTATGATAAGAATACTTTACTTACTAAAAATGGTGAATTACTACAGATTTTTCAGATTAATGGTATTAATTCAGAAAAAATTAGCAAGAAGCTCTCGAACCTTCGAGTGGTTGTAAGAAGTGCTATTAGTAATAATGTTGAAGGAGACCAGCTAGCTTTCTGGATTCATACAATAAGGCGTAAAGCAAATCTTGATGATACTGTACCGTACAATAATGTGTTTTCAGCAAATATTCATGAGATATGGAAAAACAAAAATTATTGGCATGATAAGTTTGTTAACTGTTTATATATTACGGTTCTTCACGATGCACCAGAGCTAAAACTGAAGAATTTTAACTCCCTTGTTAATTCACTTTCAGCAAGTAGAATTGCAGATTTTGAGATTAATTATTTTGCTAAAGCAGTTAAAACCTTGAGTGCAACTGTTGATAAGTTGATATTGGATCTGGAAGAATATGGGGCTGAAAAACTGGGTATTAGAATAGAAGAGGAACGGTGCTATTCTGATTTGATGTTTTTATACAGAAGAATTATGCAACTTAATGAAGAGCAGTGTGTATTGCCGGTTACTGATATTTCAATTGCTCTTTCTTCTCATCAATACGCAGTCGGTAATGATATGATAGAGGTAATAGGCGATAACGGCAAAAAATTTGCGGCTTTGTTATCGATAAAAGAATATCAAGAAGTGTCTTCCGATGCTTTAGATAAATTTTTGCAGATACCTGTTGAAATGGTTGCAACTGAAGTTTTTTATTTTGTTGATAAAAGTAAGGTGATTCCGTTGTTTGCGGATCAAGCTTATATAGCCGATATTAGCGGTGATGCTGAGCTAAAATCTCTCAGTGGTTTAGATAAAATTTTAAAAGAGACTGATGATAAAAATTATTTTTGCCATCAACAAATATCTTGTATGATAATCGGTGATGATGCTAAAGAACTTAACAAACAAGTTAAGCAAGCTTCTGATACATTAGCAAAAATTGGGATAGTGCATGTAAGAGAAGATATTAATTTAGAAAAAACTTTTTGGGCGCAATTACCTGGAAATTTTGCTTTTCTTTCTAGAATGTCACCGACAATTTTAGACAATACCGCAGCACTTGCTTCTCTCCATAATTTTCCTACCGGTAATCAATATAATCCATGGGGTAGGGCTGTAACGTTACTTAGGACTGAGAGAGGAACTCCATATTTTATGAACTTTCATGATACAGAAGGGAATAGCAACACTTGCATCTTTGGGGTAGAAAAGTCGGGGCGAACAACTTTACTTAATTTTTTACTCTCAGAAGCTGATAAATATAAACCGACTATAATACATATAGTTGATGATTCCGATTCTAGCCTTTATATAAAGGCTAGAGGGGGCGTATGGATTCAGCAGGAGAAAAATTTGTTTAATCCTTTATATTTAGAAGATAATGAAAAAAATCGAGCTTTTTGTTTTATATTTTTTACAATCTTGGCAAAACACCATTTTGACCCTCTAAAAGAGCCGGAATTAACTTTGCTAAAGGCCGTTAGTGAGAAGGTTTTTGTAATCCCACAAGAAGAACGAAAATTATCTGCAGTAATTGAAGCCATCGACGATTCGGAAAGTGGCCAAATTTTAAAGAAGCGTTTAAAAGAATATATGGCAGGTGGTTTATATTATGAGGTTTTTGAATCGCAAGAAGAAATCACAATTAACCCTGGAGGGATATTAGTAATTAATCTTCAGCAATTTGACGACGTTGAGTATAAAAAGAAATATTTCCCAAAAGAGGTTAAATTTGTAGCAGAATTTGAATATGGGTTAAATACGATGCGCAGTGTTAAAGCTGCTATCATATACTTTATGCAAAATTTGTTAGGAAAAATCGGCACAGGTCCGAAAATTTTTGCGATTGATAATATGGCAGCAATATTTAATTTAAGGTGCTATTCTTCAATTCTTTCTGATATCTCACAAAACATTGCTTCTGCTAATGGCGTTTTTGTTAATACGGTAAATATACGTATATTAGAGGATGTACATAAGGATGTACATGAATTAGATTGGTTAAATCTAATGGGGACTCAGATAATAATACCCCCTGAATTTAAAATACCTAATCTGGAAAGTATGCTCAAATTGAACCCTGTGGAAGCAAAAAAACTAGCATTGTTAACCATTAACAATAGGATGTTTTTGATAAAACAGGATGGT